The Oryza glaberrima chromosome 5, OglaRS2, whole genome shotgun sequence DNA segment TGGCATGGTAAAACACATTGCATTAACATGACATTGAATCAAGTAACAGCCAAAGCAAAACAGATCCTCATTCAGGAATTTTAATATCAGAACAAAAGACATTGCTAGCTACCAATTTAGAAACGGtaaatctagaaaaataaaGTAATTATAGCACTAGATGCAACCAAGCCTTCTCTTCGCATGGCTCTTCCTCCTCATTTTGCACACGAACAACCATCACCAAAAGATTATCCGCACCTCCGCAACGGATCATTCCCATCATGAAGGAGAACAGAATTTCAAGGACAGCGTCGATATAGCCCTACCCAGATCGCAAATGCAAGATCTAGAACGCCACGATCCAAAAACACGCGACAAACAAACCTAGAAATAGGAAAGCATTCATAGAGAGTGAAGGGGAAAAAATTACCCCGATGTTGTTCATCTCCCAGACCTTGTGCACCCCGTAGTCCACCGCCTGCGACGAGACCAAGAGAGCGCAACAACATGAGATCGGGTcaaacggcgacgaggccgcCCGGACAGATctgagggaaaagaaaaaaagaaggggggggggggggggtagaggGTGGGCGtacccgctcgccggcgaaggCTCCGGCGATAACGAAGGTGACGTAGACCGCGTTGCGGCGCATCACCACGCGGTAGAGCGCGTCCCATAGGCCCATCGTGGTCGGGTcggtctcggcggcggcgggcggcggcggcggcggcggcggcggagtttgGTATGGGGGAGGGATTCGTTGGGGGCAAAGCGAGAGATGGCTCGGCGTGTGGCGTCCTCTCGCTTTCTAGAGGCGTCGACTCCCCACGTTAGGCCGCCGTGCGGTCCGATCCATCTTTTGAGATTCGTGCCGCTGGCGCTGGGTCGTGGTATGGAAATTAaggaacagtttttttttttttttttgcgagttGCGCAATTGTACATCCTATTTTGTAcccctccgtttttaaatatttgacgccgttatttttataaacatgtttgactgttcgtcttattcaaaaaatttaagtaattattaattcttttcctatcatttgattcatggttaaatatacttttatgtatacatatagttttacatatttcataaaaaattttaaataagacgaatggttgtTTAAAAATTCAACAGTCTCAAATATtcagaaacggagggagtatttttcttcttcagGCTTTAGCTATAAAACCACAAGATTGGTGAAATTGGGAGAATACCCAAACAAGTGGCAAATTGAATGGAGTTTGCGACCAAGCCAAGGTTCAGGTTCTCATGTTCAATTGCGTCCTAACTAGAGCAAAGCTTGGAAAACACATGTTGTGAAGTGATGAAGTCATTGATGATTGACTTTACCTACCAAGGTTTAAATTCTGGTGCTTGTGAATATTACGTACATACAGATAGGCTTTCAATAGAAATTTAAAGAGATCAGGGATGTATTGCCGGTGTGCATTTGCGAGGTGTAAGTGTTACGCGTGTAGTGATGTGTGCATATGCGTCTGCCAcatagttattaagaccggACCGGTGATCAAACCGGTAAGACACTCGTTTCACTGGTTTATTGGTTGGACCGGTCCAACCGCCGGTTTATTGCGGTTCAAATAGATATGTGTTATAATATTATCACAAGTTTCACAGCCTGGTGGTTAAGACTATATGCGGAAAGATGGAAGTTTTGGGTTCGATTCACAAGTTCTATAGCATTTTTCCCTATTTTCTAACTCCGCGTGATGCACCTGTAAGGCTGCAACCTATGCGCTTCTGTTTCTTCCATGTGACGCCGTTCCGGCGGTCCAACCAGCTCCGGTTTTTTGTAAACCGCCCGGTTCTACCGGTTTGATTGCACACCCTAGTTCCTTTTTTTCCAGTTGGATCATCGGTCTGGTCCGGTTCTAATAACTATGGTCTGccgtgtaataaaaaaaagagagctaGAGTAGCTACTACTTGTAATGAGTGGTCACATCATTCGAATTCATATAGTAAACATTGTAACCAAATGTCTATAAAATCTTATGTTTCCTATAACACAGATATTCTATTATCTTTATGGACCCACCATCTTcttctatctcttctctttcttcatcCCACCCTTCATTCtaatcttcttccttcttttctttaccTTCTCGATGACTCTCTCTCGCAAATGATGCCAGCTCGAGTGCCCGGTGAGGACAATGGGCTGCAGATGGGAGAGGGCATGGTAGACTCCCCACGCGCAGCCATGGTGAACGAGAACAATGGTCCGACAGGCGCAGGCGACAACGACAGTCACAACGAGGACGACGACCCGACGGATGCAGGAGACAACAGCGGCTAGCACAGTTGTCTGAGCCACCATCACCATGGGTAGACTCCACAATCTTGGGCCGCCCAGTGCAGCCAGGCAACTAATTAGTCACTCGCATAttttctcttcccctctctccttcaTATTATCACAAAATCCTATATGGATTTTTGATCCCCGATTTTTTTCATGCTCTTAAGTGTTTGCAAATTTCTTGAAGCGTGGCAATCGTGCTACTAACCATTAATAAATTTATAGTTCACAAATCATACTCAAACCGTTTGTTTGGATCATTTCAATCCAAACATTACCAAAAGATTGgcaatagtaaaaaaaaaaaaagtaaatgtaGTTTTTGGCTTGTTGCCAAATTTCGGTTGGTGTTTGAGGTCAAATTTGTTCTtccaaaaattttggcaattccACATTTTTGGCGCAAACCACTTGTTATTGAATGTTGATCATAAGCCTTCTCAGCTAAAACACTGAACCGCTTCTACCAACGGATCATCTAAGAGGACAGCATCACAGCAGCCGTACATTGCCGAACACAAAGGAAAAGAACAGATGCAGCAGGCCAGCAATGATCGATGCATGTAAACTAAGTTATCTGCACGGATGGATATGCACTTGTGATCAAAGACAAGAACAGATTCTATTCTTGACCACCATATATGGATGGACCGTGGACGAGAGATGGAGAATTGGATATTCCTCCCTTGTGGAGAGCAAAAGCAGAGCAATCTCTCCTGGTGGCAGAAAGGATCAAAGGAATACTTGGCTGGCTTACTTGCAAAGCAACCAAGGAGAAATATTTGCTGCGATCTTTTCAGTTAGAAAAACTGCACTTTTTAGCGTATATATTGGCTCCCGACCGATCGAAGCGTcaacacagcagcagcagcagcagagtgTGTTTTCTCGCGACGCCGTTGTGATCTTCTCCTGCCTCGGAGAGCAGAGCAAGAGGGAAGATCAGCAATGGCGACCGGGGGTCCCAGTTCCATGTCCGctggcctcctcttcctcaaccTCGTCCtgtacgtcgtcgtcgccgtcatcgccggcTGGGCCATCAACTACAGCATCGACGAGAGCTTCAACTCACGTAAGTGTCAGATTCCATCCAATTTCCATGTGCAGTGGCAAGGGACGTGTGGTTTCAACTTTGACGCCTCGAATGGTCCGAATTCCTATGTATAGTGGCAAGGGGAGTATGGATTAAAGTTTTAACCTTAAGATCCCGTGTTAAATCTTCAACGCGCTCACAAATCATCTGTTTGGAGGGATAtttctccctccaaatctcgtTTTAGATTCCATCCAATTCCTATGTGAGTTGTCTCGAGTGTTTGGTTGATGTGTGTGTTGCCTTGCTTGTGGGTGCAGTGCAGGGGGTGTCGCCGCCGGTGCGGCTGTTCCCGATCTACTTCCCGATCGGCAACCTGGCGACGGGGTTCTTCGTCATCTtcgcgctgctcgccggcgtcgtcggcgtctcCACCTCGCTCACCGGCCTCCACGACGTCAGCCAGGGGTACCCCGCCAGCATgatgtccgccgccgccgcctccatcgtcACCTGGACCCTCACCCTCCTCGCCATGGGGTAAGCAAAGCAACCGTCAAAACCACCAACCAATTCGCCATTCATCTGCACGCAGGTTTATCACTGATTAATCAAACCGTCGATTCGCTCGTTAATTGCAGGCTGGCGTGCAAGGAGATCAGCATCGGCTGGAGGCCACCGAGCCTGGTAAAttcatcaacaaaaaaaaaactgaaccaaTTACGCCATTTTCCTCGCGTCGTTTAATCGTTTTCGTGGCTAATCTGAGATTAATTGTTCTTGTGTGTGTTATTGCCTCTCTGTGCAGCGAGCGCTGGAGACGTTCACCATCATCTTGGCCGGGACGCAGCTGCTGTGCGCCGGGTCGCTGCACGCCGGAGCACACGCAGCCATCATACAGAATCCGATGGTTAGCAGAGTGTGAGGGCGTCGTCGACcgggtcgaggaggaggattctGTGCAAAACCGTATCAATCTTGGGCGACGGTTTGGTTTGTGGTGTACGTACGTGCGTACGTACGTGTACGCGCGTGAGGAGGAACGTTGTG contains these protein-coding regions:
- the LOC127774431 gene encoding membrane protein PM19L gives rise to the protein MATGGPSSMSAGLLFLNLVLYVVVAVIAGWAINYSIDESFNSLQGVSPPVRLFPIYFPIGNLATGFFVIFALLAGVVGVSTSLTGLHDVSQGYPASMMSAAAASIVTWTLTLLAMGLACKEISIGWRPPSLRALETFTIILAGTQLLCAGSLHAGAHAAIIQNPMVSRV